The sequence below is a genomic window from Flavobacterium sediminilitoris.
ACTGTCACTGTAGACGTTGCTGTTCCTGTACAATTAAAATCAGGGTCTTCTACTGAAATTGTTGGATCTTGAGGAGCGGGATCAATAGTAACGCTTGTACAAAAAGTACAATTATTTGTATCACGTATACATACAGAATATGTTCCTGGTAATAAATAAGCTTCATTAGATGTAACCCAAGTAGTTCCTCCATCAAAACTATATTCATAACCTGGGACTCCTCCTTGAGGATTTGTAATTCTCACTTTACCTTCTCCATTAGGTCCACAACCTGCTAATTCAGAAACTCCTGCTGAAGCTGTCAATGCTGTATCAGGTTGACTTATAACAATTGTTTCTACTGTAGTAGTACATATTGTTCCTCCTAAAGAATATTGAACTATTGTTTCATAAGTTCCTGCAGGTAAATTTGAAAAAACTGGATTTGTACCAAATGTTACTCCATTATCAATACTATATTCTAATGTGTAACCGTTTGTATTTGTAACATTAAATTCTATCTGTCCTGTTGATTCTCCATAACATAATACATCTATTTGAGAAACGGTATATACTGGTTGTGGTATATTATCTATAATTACATCAGTAGTAGCTGTACAGTTATTTGAATCTGTTACTGTAAATGTATATGTACCAGGTGTTGTAATAACAAAATTAGGTAAAGAATAAATTGTTCCTGGATCATTATTAATTCCATAAGTATAAGGAGGTGTTCCTCCAACTGGATAAACTGTTATTTCTCCATCTGTACATGTTAATGGAATTGTTACTGCTCCTGTTAAAGTAAGTAATGGTGGATCAGAAATTGTTACAGTCTCTGAATATGTACATCCATCTGTTGTTGAAATATTAACTGTATATGTTCCTGCAGGTAAATTTGGAAATGTATAATCATTTGCATTTATAGGTCCTACATTGTTTATAGGTGTTCCGCCTTGTGATAATTGATATGTATATTGCGGATCAACATTATTAATTTGAACTCTAATACTTCCTTGTCCTCCATTACAAAGAGCATCATTAACTATAACATCAACATTAAAATCTCTATTAAGAATTTGAATATTAGGAATGTCAAAAATACAATTTCCAACACCACCTCCAATTTGTCTAATATAAACAGTATATGCTCCTGCTGTATTAATTGTAAATAAATTTCCTGATTGCCAATTGGTTCCATCTAAACTAAATTCATATCCATTAGGAACTCCATTAACTGTAATCGTTCCAGGTGTATTACAAATAATATCTGTAGATGTTGCTGTAGGTGTAAAAAGGTTTTTATAAACATTAAAATAATATGTTCTAAAACATCCATTTTGAAACACTATTCTGACTCTATATTCACCAGCATCAACTGCATTAAAATTTGATCCTGTACCAACTTGTGACCATGCACTATCTGGACATGTTGTATTTGGACAATTTGTTGAAGGTGTAGGATCAGTACAAGTACTAGGTGTACTTAATACTTCCCAAATAATACTTGTTGCATTTAGTATATTTGTTTCTATTAATTGACTATCTGTTTCACCACATAAATATATTTTTGGTAAATCTGAATCATCATTTGGACAAACATCAACTTGATCTGCATAAGGAATAACCGGATTAGGTACTACTCCGTTAAAATCAATTACATTAAAAGTTTCAGTAATAGATAAACACGGAGCTGGTGCTGTATTTACAACACTGTAAGTTCCTGTTCCTGTAACTGTATATGATTGATTAGTCGCTCCAGCAATTGCATTTGCAGCAGTAGGTGGTGATCCGCTATGCCATTGGTAAGAAACATAACCATTACCCGCTGTTAAAGTAACTGAGTTACCACATAAAACTTCTTCTCTTTCAAAAACGCAATCATCTATATCAGCTAAGAAGTTTGTAGTTCCTGGTGATAGAATTAAACAGCTATTAATTCCAGATGCACTTGGCTCTTCATTTTCAACTATATTTCCAGAATTTATACTGCTATATGTTTTATATGCTTGATTGCGAATTTCGTTTGAACATGCATCTCTTAAATCATAACATGTTTCTGCTACTCTTACTTTTATTCTAATTAAATAATTTGCACCCGATTCGGTTACTAAATTATCAGGAATAGTAAATATAATTTCATTTGTTACTGGATCAAAAGTATAAGTTACTCCAGGAGGAACCTCTAAGTCTGCTGGTAAAAAAGTTACATTTAATGGTAATTGATCTTTTATAGTAAACCCTGTTGCTCCATCATTTCCAATATTTTGAAAATCTAATTCATAAAAAATTTCTTGTCCTAATGAAACAGTTGTGTTCCCAATATCATTGTCAGCTAAATCTCTTACAATTTTTATTAAATTTATTTGAGGCTGAATAATTTCAACGGCAAAAGCATTTAAATAATAGACATAAGCATCTCCACTAGTTTGAAGTTGGACATTTGCACTTGTTGCATTGTTTGCAATAACCGCATTTCCTGGATTGGGAATATTAATTATTCCTGAATCATATCCTAATGTATTAGAACTATTTAAATTTCGAGTAGTATATGCTCCATTTATATCATTTATGGTACTATTAAAAAAGTTGGAAGCCAATCTAGTTGGAATTGACATACTGGTTCCATTTATTCTAAGGCGATCTCCTGAAATTCCATTATCTCCTTCTAATGCTGCAAAAGCTAATTTAGCTCTTACTGGACCAACAGGTATTGAATTAAAACCAGAAATCGGAATATCTAAACTTGTAGTTCCTTGAATACTACTAAATCCATCAAATAAGGTAATGTTTTTAGCAGTTGATAATGGGTCTTCATAAACTACAAAAAGAGACCATCCACCTGAGGTTTTTACACCTAATCCACATTGGACATTTGCAACTCCATAAGTACCGCTTGCATCTGTTAATCCTTGTAGCAAAGTTGTTACATCATAAGAAGCAACATAACTATATTTTTGATTAAGACCTGTAGGATAAGTATCATATATTACAGCACCTGTAATATCAGTATAATTACCTCCTGGTAATTTAAACTTTACATTTCCTAATCGGCTTCTATCGACTTCATCATCAATATTACCCTCATTATAAAGTCCAGCCCAATAAAGAGCCGCATATTTTATAACGTAACAACCCGAATTGGCGACAGGAATAGTTAAGTCCGCAGTACTTGAATTAAATGTTGAAGGATCTCCATCAATATCAACATACTGCATGTTCAAATTGTCGTTTATATCTGTTCCGTTATAAGGAACATTTGGACCATTTGAACTTGTGCTTCTATTTAGGATATTATTTCCTATAAGAAGCATATCTCCTTTTAAACTCTCATTAAAGGGTATCGGAGTTAAACGACCTGGTCCCGAAAAGGGTACATAATTTTGTGCAAACAGATTAATATTTATCATGCAAACGACGACAAACACCAATCTTTTGAATTGAGTAATTTTTAATTTCATAGCTAGTGTGGTTTAAGACTTTTTAAAAGTAATAAAAAATATTAAAAAATTAACATATTATTTATTCGACTTTTACTATTGACATTTTTTTGTTATACGATTTTGTTCCTCTTGCTTGTGTTGCTTTAACTGCACTTGATAAATCATCAAACTTATCTATATACACATAATAAGTAGCATCATAAATATTATAGAAAAGCGTAACGCTTGTTCCTCCACCTGCAACTACTTGACGTACAAATGCATCTCTTTCTGCAATGTTTTTATATTTTCCTAATACAACATAATAACCTGATTCAACTCCATTCAATTTTTGAATAATAGAAATATCATTTGAAGATGTTTCCTCTTGTTCTGTTGTGTTTCCAGAATTTGCATTTGAATTTTGAGCAGTAGAGTTTTTAATATCTTCTAATGATTTTTGGTCATTAAGTATCCTCTGTTGCTCACTATCGTATTCTGCTCTTTTAATTCTTTTTAATCTTTCTTCCTCTTTATCGGCATTAATTTTCTTAATTCTATCATCAGCAATTTTTTCAAACTGTATATATTGTTGTCTTTTGTTTTTCAAATCATCAATAACTGATTGATAATACTGATTTAATAGTTTAGCATCTTCATCACTAACACCATTCTTCTTTAATTGTTCAAGTCTAACTTTATTTGCGCTTTCAAAATCTGAAATTAAATCGTCGAAAACTTTTTTGTTAGATGCTATTTCGCTTTTAATTGCGTTTAACTGTGCATTTTGTTGAGTTGTACTAACAAATTTACGTTGCACACTTTTACTATTAGGATCATTTTCAGAAATATAAGCCTTTAAGTCTAAATCTCTTTCCTTTACAATAGAGTCCAGTCTTTTAATTAAATTATCTGAATTTTTAGTTTTCTGAGCAATTTCTCGCTTATAATTATCAAGTACTTTATTTGATACATTTAATTTAGTTTCTATACTAGAAATTTTATCTTCTACAGAAAGGTTAGATTTCGCTAATCTATCTTTCTCCGCTTGCGCTTCCAATGCTAGTCTTGCTAATCTTTCCTTTTCAGCCTGTGCTTTTGCTGCTGCTTCTTTTGCTAATCTATCTTTCTCAGCTTGTGCCTCTGATGCTTCTCTTGCTAGTCTTTCTTTTTCAGCCTGCGCTTTTGCTGCTGCTTCTTTTGCTAATCTGTCTTTCTCAGCTTGTGCCTCTGATGCTTCTCTTGCTAGTCTTTCTTTTTCAGCCTGCGCTTTTGCTGCTGCTTCTTTTGCTAATCTATCTTTCTCAGCTTGTGCCTCTGATGCTTCTCTTGCTAGTCTTTCTTTTTCAGCCTGCGCTTTTGCTGCTGCTTCTTTTGCCAATCTATCTTTCTCAGCTTGTGCCTCTGATGCTTCTCTTGCTAGTCTTTCTTTTTCAGCTTGTGCTTTTGCTGCTGCTTCTTTTGCTAATCTGTCTTTCTCTGCCTGTGCTTCTGCTGCTTCTCTTGCTAGTCTTTCTTTTTCAGCCTGCGCTTTTGCTGCTGCTTCTTTTGCCAATCTGTCTTTCTCAGCTTGTGATTCTGCTGCTGCAACTTCTTTTGCTAATCTATCTTTCTCAGCTTGTGCTTTTGCTGCTGCTTCTTTTGCCAATCTATCTTTCTCAGCTTGTGCTTTTGCTGCTGCTTCTTTTGCTAATCTATCTTTCTCAGCTTGTGCTTTTGCTGCTGCTTCTTTTGCTAATCTATCTTTCTCAGCTTGTGCTTTTGCTGCTGCTTCTTTTGCTAATCTATCTTTCTCAGCTTGTGCTTTTGCTGCTGCTTCTTTTGCCAATCTATCTTTCTCAGCTTGTGCTTTTGCTGCTGCTTCTTTTGCCAATCTATCTTTCTCAGCTTGTGCTTTTGCTGCTGCTTCTTTTGCCAATCTGTCTTTCTCAGCTTCTATATTATCAACAGGTAAAACCTCTTCTTTAGGTTTTACTTCTGCCTCTTTTGCTAATCTTTCTCTTTCTAACCTTGCATTTTCAATAGCTTCTTTTGCTAATCTATCTTTCTCAGCTTTAGCTTTTATAGCCTCTTCTCTAGCTAACCTATTTTGTTCTATTTTTTCTTTTCTAGCTGCTTCTTTTGCTAACCTATCTTCTCCAGAATTATTTTTTGGAGTAGAAACAGGCTGTTTTGCTGCTTTTTTATCTCTTAATTTTTGTGCTCGTTTCCTAAAATTATAAGAATCATTATAATTCGTAAACTTATATGATAAAGAAAACTCATGACTTGAACCAAAAAATAAAGAATTATTAATTGATAAATTATAAGAATATCCTATTAAAAACTTTTTAGAAATAGCAACTCCAATTCCTGCATTTGCGCCTCTAAAAGTATTATAACCTGCTTCTAACCAACCTAATTCTTCTTGATCTAATAAAAAACTCCCAGATATACCTGTACCATCCTTTCTATTTTCAACTTGAAGCATTCCAGAGAAATTACTTCCGTCCAAAATATTATAATAACTACTAAGTTCCTTTGTATACATTAAATGTCCAGAAAAAGTAGCTGAATTATTATCTTGTACTGATTCACTAGTGCTTAAATTATAAGAAACTATATTGTTTGCAGAAATTCCTATATCAAAATTATTTATGTTTAAATTTATTCCTGGTTTTATATTTACAAAAGCGGTTGCGCCTTGATTTATTAAAAGTGGTTCAGGAGATTCTGTAATGACTCTATTAATATCAAAATTACTACTTGAAAAATATGCATTAATACCAAATGTTAAATTGGTTTCATTTTGCATAGGAACATTGTAAGCATAATTTATTACACCTCCATTATTTTTCAATAAACCTATAGATTGAGAATATACTCCTATAGCAAAACGAGACTCATTACTTAATCTCCCCTGATAGTTTAGTAAGTATAAAACGGGTGAATCCTCAAATTTTACCCATTGTCTTTTATTTGCTAAATTTAAAGAAGGAGCTACTTCCCTAGAATAGCTAAAAGCAGGGTTAATAAGAAACCGATTCAATTTAATTGAATTATTTAATGTAACATCGAAAGAGGAGTAAGCATTTTCTTGTGAAAAAGTTACAGAAAAAAGCATACATAAAATTATCCCTAAGTGTATTTTTTTCAATGGTTGGTTTAAGTTTATTTGATGATAGTTAAGATTCCTTCTTTTATTAATTGATTTTCTTTAGTTAGTTTAAAATAAAAGAATGATTTTGATTGAAAAATTTCTTCAGTATTCTCTGGCCAGTTATTTTGGTAATTATCTGTAATAAAAATTTGCTTTCCAGAGGAAGTATATATTTCTAAATTTAAATTATTAGAGCTAGTTAATTCAAATGGAACTTTAAATTTATCATTAAAACCATCTCCATTTGGGCTTATTAGATTAGGGATTTCATCTACACTTGGCTCTATAACGATAAGAATTAATTCTTTTGTTGAAACACATCCTGTTGTTTGTGTAACTAATACTTTAAATTCACCTGTTTGACTAATATTTAAAACATTTGATGTTTCAGATAATAAATTATCATTAAAGTACCATTGAAATGATGGTGCATTTGCATCTGTTGTTACTGTTACTAGAAAAGATTCTCCTAAAGATAACTGGTATGGAGAATTCACATCAATTGTTGCACTAAATGTGTCTGATGTTAATGTATATGTATTTGAAGTAGTAACACAAGATCCGTTATCTACAGTAGCTTTATAAGTACCTCCAGAGACTGCATTATAAGTGTTTGAAGTAGCTCCATCTATTAAATCATCATCTAAAAACCATTTGATAGTATATATAGAACTATTAGATATATTTAAAGTTAATAATTCCCCAACGGATTCACATACTTCATTAGTATTTGTTGCAGTAGATATTATTATTGAATTTGCACTTGACTCTGTAACTGTTACAAGTATTGATTTTGACAAAGATGATGGTGTACATACTCCATAATTAGTTTCTACAAAATATTGTCCTGGTGAATTTACAGATAATGATGTACCTGTTCCTACAACAACATCACTTGATCCTACTTTCTTTTTCCAAGTATATGTTAAATTAGGATAGAATAGGGGAGAAGATGCATCTCCAGAATCAAAAATAAAAAGGTTAAAACTAGATCCTGCACAATATGCAACTTCAGAATCTATACCTGTAGCACTATTTAGTTTAATTCCTTGATTGTGAATCATAAAATAGGCATCAAAAGGATTAGATCTAACACTTGTAGCTGCTGGTGCAGAACTTTTTACTCTTAATTTATAACCTGTACCGTAAGTTGTATTTGGTAAGGTAAAATTCATGACAAACTCACTTGGAGATGAGCCATTTGTCGTTGTAGCACTTAATTGAACAATATTAGAAGAAAAATCATCATCTGACATTTCTAAAGTAAACACATTGTTTGACTGAAGATTTCCTACTGGTGTTACACTAAAGGTTAGGGCATGATTTGTATTTATAGAAGAGCTTTGACATAAAAACGTAAAATTAAAAATAGGCTTAGAAATGACAACATTGAATGCTTCATTAGTAGATATTGGATTTTTTTCTTTAGCCTCTATTTCAGGTGAAAAAAAAACAAATAATAAAATTAAGCTCTTTAATATTTTACTCAACATAATATCTTTTAAAAATTAAACAATCTTAGAATAATAATTATATAACAATCAAACTGTTAATATTATAAAGGTATTTATAATATTAACAGTTAAAAATATTTCTTATGTATTTTAATTTATACTTCCAATCTTAAGCCTAAAATCTGGTGTTCTTTGATTATTTGCATCAACAAATAAATCCTCTGATTTAGTTTTAGAATATCTATTTGCAAAACTTGGTTGAGCATAATAAGATTCTAAATCATCATTAGTAATTCCACCAATTTCAGAAACTATATTTTTCTTACAGTTATTTATAAATACTCGTTGCAATTTTATTTTTGTCAAATTAGGATCTGAAACTTCAATGTTTTCATTTAATAATAAAGCAGAATCAAAACCTGAAACTATACTATTTTTGAAAGTAAACAAGCAATCTTTATTTACATAAATAGCTTCTTTAATAAGACCTTGAGTTGCTGATTGACCATCAACTTCATTAACTATTGTGAAGTTATTTAAACTTACATTAGTGGCAGGCTTTGTTAAATCAGTCATGTCTTTATTGTCAAAAGGTTTAACTGTTACACCTCTAAAATTTGTACTAGATGAGAAAAATGGATTTCTTAACGCTAGTCCATTTTCAATATTAGCAATTGTTCCTTGTGTAAAATTAAAATCACTACTTTTAGATCTAAAAGAAACTAATTTAGTCGCTTTTGGATTTCCACCTATAAACTTATATGAATTTCCGCTAGATAAGCTTACTTGGATAGATTCTAATATAGTTCCTGATCCTACACCTACAAGAGTTAACGCATCATATGTTTCATATCTATCTTTTCCTCTTCCTGCAAATTCAATTCTAACATTTTTAATAGATCCTGAACTGTCAGTAGAAAGTTCACCACCACCAACTCTAAAATTACTTGGTATTTCACTTTCAATCCTTGCTACATTACCATACGTATTTATTGGTGCTCCTCCTAAAATAAATATTCCTCCCCAATCACCAGGCTTACGCTCGTTAGTTGGTTTATCAGAAGTAAATACTATAGGGTTTACAACCTGTCCTTCTGCAATTAATTTAGAACCTTTAGTTATGATTATTGCACTATACTCACTTGAACTAGCTCTAATTATTGTACCTGGTTCAATTGTTAATTTTGCATTATTGGTAACATATACTTCACCAACCAAATTATATGTTTCAAGATTTGTTAATGTCAAATCTGAAGATATATTTCCTGTTAATATTTTTGTAGTTTGTGGATACTCTTTACCAACAGGGTTGAAAGAAGACCATCCGTTTAACCAATTACTTCTACCTACAATTCCCCAATCATCTTGTTGAGCTTGTAAAGTAAACCCAAAAAGGATTAATACAATTAATATGATAGTTTTTTTCATAACTTTTATTTTTTATTTATTCAACCTTATTCAACTTGTATTGTATGAACAAGTTTTAATACTTCTTCATAAAACAAAATTGCTTTAATTATATTACTTGTGTCTGAATATGGTAATATACCTGTTAAAAATTGAGCATTACTATTTAAAAAGGCTTCTCTATTTTGCACTTCAGTTTCTAATGCTTTAACATTGTCTTTAGAAGCAGGTATACCTAAATCCGTAAATGTTACTCCAGATTTATTTGTAACGCCAAAATATTGAATAACACTAAACAAAATTTTAACCCTTTCTAAATACAATGGCATCAATTGCCCTTTTGTCATAGATTCTAACTCTTTTTTATCATGGTATGAACCAATACCTCTGATATCTATAACAACTTTTTGATCTTTCTGTGCTAACGCATCAATTGAGGATAGCATAAATAATGCAATAATGCATACGTAAAATTTTCTCATAATAAAATTTGTTAATTTTCAGTAAATAGGCAAACCAATTACAAATA
It includes:
- a CDS encoding PorP/SprF family type IX secretion system membrane protein, with translation MKKIHLGIILCMLFSVTFSQENAYSSFDVTLNNSIKLNRFLINPAFSYSREVAPSLNLANKRQWVKFEDSPVLYLLNYQGRLSNESRFAIGVYSQSIGLLKNNGGVINYAYNVPMQNETNLTFGINAYFSSSNFDINRVITESPEPLLINQGATAFVNIKPGINLNINNFDIGISANNIVSYNLSTSESVQDNNSATFSGHLMYTKELSSYYNILDGSNFSGMLQVENRKDGTGISGSFLLDQEELGWLEAGYNTFRGANAGIGVAISKKFLIGYSYNLSINNSLFFGSSHEFSLSYKFTNYNDSYNFRKRAQKLRDKKAAKQPVSTPKNNSGEDRLAKEAARKEKIEQNRLAREEAIKAKAEKDRLAKEAIENARLERERLAKEAEVKPKEEVLPVDNIEAEKDRLAKEAAAKAQAEKDRLAKEAAAKAQAEKDRLAKEAAAKAQAEKDRLAKEAAAKAQAEKDRLAKEAAAKAQAEKDRLAKEAAAKAQAEKDRLAKEAAAKAQAEKDRLAKEVAAAESQAEKDRLAKEAAAKAQAEKERLAREAAEAQAEKDRLAKEAAAKAQAEKERLAREASEAQAEKDRLAKEAAAKAQAEKERLAREASEAQAEKDRLAKEAAAKAQAEKERLAREASEAQAEKDRLAKEAAAKAQAEKERLAREASEAQAEKDRLAKEAAAKAQAEKERLARLALEAQAEKDRLAKSNLSVEDKISSIETKLNVSNKVLDNYKREIAQKTKNSDNLIKRLDSIVKERDLDLKAYISENDPNSKSVQRKFVSTTQQNAQLNAIKSEIASNKKVFDDLISDFESANKVRLEQLKKNGVSDEDAKLLNQYYQSVIDDLKNKRQQYIQFEKIADDRIKKINADKEEERLKRIKRAEYDSEQQRILNDQKSLEDIKNSTAQNSNANSGNTTEQEETSSNDISIIQKLNGVESGYYVVLGKYKNIAERDAFVRQVVAGGGTSVTLFYNIYDATYYVYIDKFDDLSSAVKATQARGTKSYNKKMSIVKVE
- a CDS encoding T9SS type B sorting domain-containing protein, encoding MSKILKSLILLFVFFSPEIEAKEKNPISTNEAFNVVISKPIFNFTFLCQSSSINTNHALTFSVTPVGNLQSNNVFTLEMSDDDFSSNIVQLSATTTNGSSPSEFVMNFTLPNTTYGTGYKLRVKSSAPAATSVRSNPFDAYFMIHNQGIKLNSATGIDSEVAYCAGSSFNLFIFDSGDASSPLFYPNLTYTWKKKVGSSDVVVGTGTSLSVNSPGQYFVETNYGVCTPSSLSKSILVTVTESSANSIIISTATNTNEVCESVGELLTLNISNSSIYTIKWFLDDDLIDGATSNTYNAVSGGTYKATVDNGSCVTTSNTYTLTSDTFSATIDVNSPYQLSLGESFLVTVTTDANAPSFQWYFNDNLLSETSNVLNISQTGEFKVLVTQTTGCVSTKELILIVIEPSVDEIPNLISPNGDGFNDKFKVPFELTSSNNLNLEIYTSSGKQIFITDNYQNNWPENTEEIFQSKSFFYFKLTKENQLIKEGILTIIK